In Silene latifolia isolate original U9 population chromosome X, ASM4854445v1, whole genome shotgun sequence, the following proteins share a genomic window:
- the LOC141622384 gene encoding (-)-germacrene D synthase-like, whose product MDELPEYMKIIYQAVLEIYSEMEEEMVKRGRSFAICYAKEAMKRLLKAYLEEAKWLVEKKVPTMKEYLRVALPSTAYPMLSMVSLVGMEEVATKDAFLWLLSEPPLLHSACCICRFMDDIVSRELEKKRKHIPSAVECYMKEYKVTASEACEVLSIEVENAWKDINQAFLDPKAPSMPVLMRILNLVRVIELLYTGEDMYTHSHKMKPLVDSLLLIPLQII is encoded by the exons ATGGATGAACTCCCGGAGTATATGAAGATAATTTATCAAGCAGTTCTTGAAATTTATAGCGAAATGGAGGAAGAAATGGTCAAAAGAGGGCGGTCTTTTGCAATATGCTATGCAAAAGAAGCG ATGAAAAGGCTACTGAAAGCGTATCTAGAGGAAGCAAAATGGCTTGTAGAAAAAAAGGTGCCAACAATGAAAGAGTACTTGAGAGTAGCCTTGCCATCCACAGCTTATCCAATGTTGTCAATGGTTTCATTGGTTGGAATGGAAGAAGTCGCAACTAAGGATGCCTTCCTTTGGTTACTTAGTGAACCTCCACTTCTACATTCTGCATGCTGCATTTGTAGATTTATGGATGACATTGTGTCACGTGAG TTGGAGAAGAAAAGAAAGCATATACCATCAGCAGTAGAATGCTACATGAAGGAGTATAAGGTGACAGCATCGGAAGCATGTGAAGTGCTGAGCATTGAGGTAGAAAATGCGTGGAAGGATATTAACCAAGCTTTCTTGGATCCCAAGGCACCTTCAATGCCTGTTTTGATGCGAATTCTCAACTTAGTTCGAGTGATAGAGCTGCTTTATACGGGCGAAGATATGTACACTCACTCTCACAAAATGAAGCCTCTTGTTGACTCATTACTCCTTATTCCCCTACAAATAATATAG